A section of the Suncus etruscus isolate mSunEtr1 chromosome X, mSunEtr1.pri.cur, whole genome shotgun sequence genome encodes:
- the LOC125999248 gene encoding diacylglycerol O-acyltransferase 2-like protein 6 gives MAFSTLNLHEGLKTLSVLQWLPVYIILGAIPILFIPYLLVFTKFWILSLLALSWLAYDWDTHNQGGRRSSWVRNWTLWKYFQTYFPVKLVKTHDLPPDHNYVFVCHPHGVLSHGVFVNFATEATNFSQIFPAITPSIGTLEGFFWIPFVREYVMALGVCPVSESSLRYFLTYKKSGNAAVLVPGGAAESLLGQPGSSTILLKNRKGFVKLALKTGAYLVPCYSFGENDVYNQETFPEGTWKRFFQKAVQNTLKIFLGLNFCTFHGQGLTQGSWGLLPFNRPITTVVGEPMPMPRINDPDQKTVDKYHELYVSALKKLFNEHKVQYGLPETQELIML, from the exons gagctattcctattttatttataccCTACTTACTGGTGTTCACTAAATTCTGGATCCTGTCTTTGCTCGCCTTATCCTGGCTCGCCTATGATTGGGATACCCATAATCAAG GTGGTAGGCGTTCATCTTGGGTAAGAAACTGGACCCTCTGGAAGTATTTCCAAACTTACTTTCCTGTAAAG CTGGTGAAGACCCATGATCTACCTCCTGACCACAACTATGTCTTTGTCTGCCACCCCCATGGCGTTCTCTCACATGGTGTCTTCGTCAACTTTGCCACTGAAGCCACTAATTTTTCTCAGATTTTTCCAGCCATCACTCCTTCTATAGGGACGTTGGAAGGGTTCTTCTGGATTCCATTTGTGCGAGAATATGTTATGGCACTGG GAGTATGCCCTGTGAGTGAGTCGTCCTTAAGATATTTTCTGACTTATAAAAAATCAGGCAATGCTGCAGTTCTTGTGCCAGGTGGAGCTGCTGAATCCCTCTTGGGCCAACCAGGATCTTCTACTATCCTCCTTAAAAATCGTAAAGGTTTTGTGAAGTTGGCACTGAAAACAGG AGCATATCTTGTTCCTTGTTATTCCTTTGGTGAGAATGATGTTTACAATCAAGAGACTTTCCCTGAAGGCACGTGGAAAAGATTTTTCCAAAAGGCAgttcaaaatacattaaaaatttttctGGGATTAAATTTCTGTACCTTTCATGGCCAAGGTCTCACTCAAGGATCCTGGGGCCTCCTGCCTTTCAATCGACCCATTACCACTGTTG TTGGGGAGCCCATGCCAATGCCCAGGATTAATGATCCAGACCAGAAGACTGTCGACAAATACCATGAACTCTATGTCAGTGCCTTGAAAAAGCTATTTAATGAGCACAAAGTCCAGTATGGTCTCCCAGAAACACAGGAGCTGATAATGCTATAA